The Streptomyces sp. cg36 genomic interval AGGACGAAGGTCAGCACACAGGCCCTCGCCATCGCGGGCGTTGCCAGCATGCGCAGATCGACCATCGGCGCCGCCGCACGGCGCTCCACGGCGACCCACCCGGCGGCAAGGGCTCCCACGACCAGGGTGAGGACACCGCACGCGAGGGGCGACAGGCCGGGGCCGCTCACCGTGACGAGCCCGAGCATGAACACGAGCAGGGTGCCGCTGAGCAGGACCGCTCCGGCCCAGTCGATGGCGGTGTCCGCCGGGGCCGGTGGGTCGGGCGGCATGGTCCGGACCACGACCAGTGTCGTCGCGACGATCGCGATCGTGGGCGAGGCGAACATCCAGTGCCAGGAGAGCCGTTCGGCGAGCGGACCGGCGATCAGTGTCCCCACCATGCCGCCCCCCGTGAAGAGCGCCATCACCAGGCCGATCGCCACGGGCGACTTCCTGGGCGGAAGGTGGGTGCGCACCAGGATGAAGGAGAGGGGCAGGGCGCCCACCATGACGCCTTGCAGGACCTGGCCGATCAGCAGCACCGGCAGGTTGGGTGCCGTCGCGGCCAGCACTCCACCCGCCGCGACCAAGGCCATCAGCCGGACCAGTACGCGCCTCCCGCCGTAGCGGTCGCCGAGCTTGCCCGCCACGGGTGCGACGACCGCGCCGGTGACGAGCAACGTGTTGCCCACCAGGGCGCCCTGGGAGGAGCTGACGCCCAACTCGCCCTGCAGCAGCGGGAGTGCGGGTTCCACCACGGACTGCAGGGCG includes:
- a CDS encoding MFS transporter, with amino-acid sequence MRRQPTGVAPGRHSRLAVGALGVLALALGALQSVVEPALPLLQGELGVSSSQGALVGNTLLVTGAVVAPVAGKLGDRYGGRRVLVRLMALVAAGGVLAATAPNLPVLLIGQVLQGVMVGALPLSFILVRTHLPPRKSPVAIGLVMALFTGGGMVGTLIAGPLAERLSWHWMFASPTIAIVATTLVVVRTMPPDPPAPADTAIDWAGAVLLSGTLLVFMLGLVTVSGPGLSPLACGVLTLVVGALAAGWVAVERRAAAPMVDLRMLATPAMARACVLTFVLTVSSGMLLFLLPQLFALPADGYGFGASTTGIGLFLLPGALAGAVSDSLGGIAARRFGPRGVVLAGSAVTAATMLALAQLHSAAWHLVLAKALTACATGVATTALLAAAATAVAAKDTGIATSLLVVTRVVGVALGAQVGGAVLDAGAGPAGRPMESAFVTGFAVAGLVAALAMPVVRVTKRGIEK